One genomic region from Mangifera indica cultivar Alphonso chromosome 17, CATAS_Mindica_2.1, whole genome shotgun sequence encodes:
- the LOC123200418 gene encoding serine/arginine repetitive matrix protein 2-like, with amino-acid sequence MYNGIGLQTPRGSGTNGYIQTNKFFVKPKTGRVTDNTKGFEAGQGTAGVTRKPNKEILEHERKRQIQLKLVVLEDKLVDQGYTEAEIAEKLEEARKALEAASASEEGGGHTAIVVGDAKVSETETHKIAARKEKQMEQFRAALGISTAEPNERAGGGVDGASGQKNGSNDDSKWLEKSEHAFLDRETNWKRRMAEDGKDGKAEKDDKKKVVKDVKDKNDEPQHRKGDSRKRRRRDVSSNSDSSNEHSEGISKKHHKGSLKSDSEDETDSDNEKKTSRSSKNHKKSKKHISDSSDSSSDDEIGKISSRRKVDKYGKSNGSHDSDDGSDSDESLYKRKTQKGKQNVKSTAQHVSEDDSDTSSGIEKKRSQIGKPYYQQGGSHRRGKESSDVKPHRNSNNDRYGKSTQSKDDKDLVKKGPRGNDCKDDSSDVSGDVKIESGRRSRRHDYDDEDSDSSYDRSNKVTARRPKAIEKKSSSLINESDNSDTNSDESRKVSIDSDSVSSGSDDRHERSGEQSLGKKRSGRGEAFTDRGGKKGPGSSHALSDRRRERSDLNNDAALETLKKLEEKSLHNTRGDAGDRYRSTYAQQENMTGKFDDANREEHRESKLRSRIVGKDTQHKDHPADMKLESEMGSRQHKNKDNQRGDDWNYKENAGGRRQSRDEEERKERKHQSDEEEHTGGRRLSRAEEESKERRHRRDEKEHAGGRRYSQDEEELKEKRYPRDEEKQAGGRRHSRGEEDHKERKRYEDEEEHSRERKHSGDEEVRKWRKRQRDEEEDHKYRRHREDDEGHHRVSRRHGRGEEEERGSRGPELEKQSDYSKRGRYDDSRSTEGKKQRSDDDWGRYRN; translated from the exons ATGTACAACGGCATCGGATTACAGACCCCGAGAGGGTCCGGGACCAACGGTTACATTCAAACGAACAAGTTTTTCGTGAAGCCGAAGACAGGTAGGGTTACTGATAACACCAAGGGATTTGAGGCTGGTCAGGGCACGGCTGGCGTCACTAGGAAGCCGAATAAGGAGATCCTGGAGCATGAGCGTAAACGTCAGATTCAGCTTAAGCTTGTGGTGCTTGAGGACAAGCTTGTTGACCAGGGTTACACGGAGGCTGAGATTGCAGAGAAGCTTGAAGAAGCTAGAAAGGCCTTGGAAGCCGCTTCAGCTTCTGAGGAAGGTGGTGGACACACTGCTATCGTGGTTGGAGATGCAAA GGTGTCTGAAACTGAGACTCACAAAATTGCTGCTAGAAAGGAGAAACAGATGGAACAGTTTAGAGCTGCTCTTGGTATAAGCACAGCTGAACCTAATGAAAGAGCTGGAGGAGGTGTTGATGGAGCAAGTGGTCAAAAGAATGGTTCAAATGACGATAGCAAGTGGCTTGAGAAAAGTGAACATGCTTTTTTGGATAGAGAGACCAACTGGAAGAGACGAATGGCAGAAGATGGAAAAGATGGGAAAGCTGAGAAGGATGATAAGAAAAAGGTTGTTAAAGATGTGAAAGATAAGAATGATGAGCCTCAGCACCGAAAGGGAGATAGTAGGAAGAGAAGACGTAGGGATGTTTCTTCTAATTCAGATAGCAGCAATGAGCATAGTGAAGGGATTTCAAAGAAGCATCATAAAGGTAGCCTGAAGAGTGATTCTGAGGATGAAACTGATAGTGACAACGAAAAGAAAACAAGTAGATCTTCAAAGAACCacaagaaaagcaaaaaacatATTAGTGACAGTTCTGATTCTTCAAGTGATGATGAAATTGGCAAGATTAGTTCCAGAAGGAAAGTTGATAAATATGGAAAATCTAATGGGAGTCATGATTCAGATGATGGTTCTGATTCTGATGAAAGCTTATATAAACGTAAGACTCAGAAGGGAAAGCAGAATGTCAAGTCAACAGCACAACATGTTTCTGAGGATGACTCTGACACCAGCAGTgggatagaaaagaaaagaagtcaAATTGGAAAACCTTATTATCAGCAGGGTGGAAGCCATAGGAGAGGGAAAGAAAGTTCTGATGTGAAGCCTCATAGGAACAGCAATAATGATAGATATGGAAAAAGCACTCAAAGCAAGGATGATAAAGACTTGGTAAAAAAGGGCCCTAGGGGGAATGACTGTAAGGATGATTCTTCTGATGTTAGTGGTGATGTCAAAATTGAGAGTGGTAGGAGAAGTAGGAGACATGATTATGATGATGAAGATTCTGATTCCAGTTATGATAGAAGTAATAAGGTAACAGCAAGAAGGCCTAAGGCAATTGAAAAGAAGTCATCTTCTCTGATCAATGAAAGTGATAATAGCGATACAAACAGTGATGAGTCTCGCAAGGTAAGCATTGACAGTGATTCAGTTAGTAGTGGGAGTGATGACAGACATGAGAGAAGTGGGGAACAATCTCTGGGTAAAAAAAGAAGTGGACGTGGAGAGGCTTTTACTGATAGAGGTGGAAAAAAGGGTCCTGGATCAAGTCATGCTTTAAGTGACAGAAGACGAGAAAGAAGTGATCTCAACAATGATGCTGCTTTAGAGACACTGAAAAAACTAGAGGAGAAAAGTCTGCACAATACTAGGGGAGATGCTGGTGATAGGTATAGATCCACCTATGCACAGCAAGAAAATATGACTGGTAAGTTTGATGATGCAAACAGGGAGGAGCATCGGGAATCAAAATTAAGAAGTCGGATTGTTGGAAAGGACACACAGCACAAAGATCATCCTGCAGATATGAAACTTGAATCTGAAATGGGCTCTAGACAGCATAAGAACAAGGATAATCAGAGGGGTGATGATTGGAATTACAAAGAGAATGCTGGGGGGAGGAGGCAAAGTAGGGATGAAGAGGAGCGGAAGGAGAGAAAGCACCAAAGTGATGAGGAAGAGCATACTGGGGGAAGAAGGCTTAGCAGGGCTGAAGAAGAGAGTAAAGAGAGAAGGCACCGAAGAGATGAGAAGGAGCATGCAGGGGGAAGGAGGTATAGCCAAGATGAAGAGGAGCTTAAAGAGAAAAGGTACCCAAGAGACGAGGAAAAGCAGGCAGGAGGAAGAAGGCATAGCAGGGGTGAGGAGGACCATAAAGAGAGAAAGCGctatgaagatgaggaagagcATTCAAGGGAAAGAAAGCACAGTGGGGATGAAGAGGTACGTAAATGGAGGAAACGCCAAAGAGATGAGGAAGAGGATCACAAGTATAGAAGGCATAGAGAAGATGATGAAGGGCATCATCGAGTTAGTCGAAGGCATGGAAGAggggaggaagaagaaagaggaagtAGAGGTCCTGAGCTGGAAAAACAATCTGATTACTCCAAAAGGGGTAGATATGATGATTCACGGTCAACTGAAGGAAAGAAGCAAAGAAGTGATGATGATTGGGGCAGATATCGAAACTAA
- the LOC123200721 gene encoding vacuolar-processing enzyme-like: protein MTRLTACVLFTVLAALSVVVVGARDISGNVLRLRSEASRFFRPGAVDGDDDTVGTRWAVLIAGSNGYWNYRHQADVCHAYQLLRKGGLKEENIIVFMYDDIALNEENPRPGVIINSPLGDDVYDGVPKDYVGEDVTVGNFFAVILGNKTALTGGSGKVVDSGPNDHIFIYYTDHGGPGVLGMPTSPYLYANDLIDVLKKKHASGTYKNLVFYLEACESGSIFEGLLPEGLNIYATTAANAVESSWGTYCPGDYPSPPPEYDTCLGDLYSVAWMEDSDVHNLRSETLHQQYELVKERTANDNSAFGSHVMQYGDIGLSKDNLFLYLGTNPANDNYTFVGENFLRPSSKAVNQRDADLVHFWDKYRKAPEGSLRKVEAQKQFVEAMSHRMHIDNSIKLIGKLLFGIEKGLEVLNAVRPAGQPLVDDWDCLKSLVRTFETHCGSLSQYGMKHMRSLANLCDAGIQEDKMTEASAQACVRVPSNPWSSLHKGFSA from the exons ATGACGCGCCTCACAGCTTGCGTGTTGTTCACGGTTCTTGCCGCTCTCTCCGTAGTTGTCGTCGGAGCCAGAGACATATCCGGTAACGTTCTCCGATTACGCTCAGAAGCATCTAGGTTCTTCCGTCCTGGTGCGGTCGACGGCGACGATGATACTGTGGGGACGAGATGGGCGGTCCTGATCGCAGGATCAAATGGTTACTGGAATTACAGGCACCAG GCTGATGTTTGTCATGCTTACCAACTCCTGAGAAAAGGCGGTCTAAAAGAGGAAAATATCATTGTTTTCATGTACGATGATATAGCTTTGAATGAAGAAAATCCTAGGCCTGGAGTGATCATTAACAGTCCGCTTGGTGACGATGTTTACGACGGAGTTCCTAAG GATTATGTTGGGGAAGATGTTACTGTTGGAAACTTCTTTGCTGTTATTCTTGGTAACAAGACGGCTCTTACGGGGGGCAGCGGGAAGGTTGTGGATAGTGGTCCAAACGATCATATTTTCATATACTACACAGATCATGGAGGTCCTGGGGTGCTGG GGATGCCAACCAGCCCATATCTTTATGCAAACGATTTGATTGATGTCTTAAAGAAAAAGCATGCTTCTGGGACCTACAAAAACTTG GTATTTTATCTTGAAGCTTGCGAATCTGGAAGTATCTTTGAGGGTCTTCTTCCTGAGGGTTTGAATATCTATGCAACCACAGCAGCAAATGCAGTAGAGAGCAGTTGGGGGACTTATTGCCCTGGGGATTATCCTAGCCCTCCTCCTGAATACGATACCTGTTTGGGTGACTTGTATAGTGTTGCTTGGATGGAGGACAG TGACGTACACAACCTGAGGAGCGAAACTTTGCACCAGCAGTATGAACTG GTTAAAGAGAGGACTGCAAATGACAATTCTGCCTTTGGCTCTCATGTCATGCAGTATGGTGATATTGGGCTTAGCAAAGATAATCTCTTTTTGTATTTGGGTACAAATCCTGCAAACGATAATTATACTTTTGTTGGTGAAAATTTCTTGAGACCATCCTCAAAAGCTGTTAACCAGCGTGATGCTGATCTTGTGCACTTCTGGGATAAG TATCGCAAGGCCCCAGAAGGTTCTTTGAGGAAAGTTGAAGCTCAGAAGCAGTTTGTTGAAGCAATGTCTCATAGAATGCATATAGACAACAGCATCAAACTCATAGGAAAGCTTTTATTTGGAATTGAGAAAGGTCTAGAGGTCTTGAACGCTGTGCGACCAGCAGGTCAACCTCTAGTGGATGACTGGGACTGCCTTAAATCACTG GTGAGAACTTTCGAAACACACTGTGGATCCCTGTCCCAATATGGAATGAAACATATGCGATCTCTCGCAAACCTTTGCGATGCCGGAATTCAGGAGGACAAGATGACCGAAGCATCTGCCCAAGCTTGTGTCAGGGTTCCTTCAAATCCTTGGAGTTCTCTTCACAAAGGATTCAGTGCATAA
- the LOC123200437 gene encoding uncharacterized protein LOC123200437 isoform X1: MHKTLAHRTQRLELRLVTSTISAPASPRAFMEEGENILGAIYEDDKLEDFEDVEMLDVEEGELLEHVSSKQNNLEKSHGGNANVGNPESQSKNRRRRAIKKKNKKKKSGLGPKFTDINRFVSDTCKHLKERKSYMVYTAVGCLGVSALGDFIKEVDAIQACGGQMTANGTRARTGGGILWSIIKARAPSAYKEIMKKTKEFEKQFRQQNRQAVEQTKEDSPQRADFAPTNGISPSNSDGSMIAPQHWYEQSSVEGNRKSVHQRIRVPVSYDDDLLGEDPRTESL, encoded by the exons ATGCATAAAACCCTAGCCCACAGAACGCAGCGTTTGGAGCTTAGACTGGTCACATCAACTATTTCTGCACCTGCATCACCCAG AGCGTTTATGGAGGAAGGAGAGAACATATTAGGAGCCATTTATGAAGACGATAAGTTAGAAGATTTTGAAGATGTTGAGATGCTTGATGTAGAAGAGGGAGAGCTTTTGGAGCATGTTTCAAGCAAACAAAACAATTTGGAGAAAAGCCATGGTGGTAATGCCAATGTTGGAAACCCGGAATCACAAAGTAAAAACCGGAGGCGAAGGGCAAttaagaagaagaataagaaaaagaaaagtggtCTGGGCCCAAAATTCACTGACATAAACAG GTTTGTTTCAGATACGTGTAAGCATCTGAAGGAGAGGAAATCATACATGGTATACACTGCTGTAGGTTGCCTAGGGGTTTCTGCACTCGGTGATTTCATTAAAGAG gTGGATGCAATCCAGGCATGTGGTGGTCAGATGACTGCTAATGGCACACGTGCCAGGACAGGCGGTGGCATATTATGGAGCATCATTAAAGCACGAGCACCAAGTGCCTACAAAGAGATaatgaagaaaacaaaggaATTTGAG AAGCAATTCAGGCAACAAAACAGGCAAGCAGTAGAGCAAACCAAAGAAGATTCCCCCCAAAGAGCAGATTTTGCTCCTACCAATGGAATCTCTCCTAGTAATTCAGATGGTTCCATGATTGCGCCTCAACATTGGTATGAACAGTCAAGTGTTGAAGGTAATCGCAAATCAGTTCATCAAAGGATCAGGGTACCTGTATCTTATGATGATGATCTGCTTGGAGAGGATCCGAGGACTGAGTCACTGTGA
- the LOC123200437 gene encoding uncharacterized protein LOC123200437 isoform X2 — MEEGENILGAIYEDDKLEDFEDVEMLDVEEGELLEHVSSKQNNLEKSHGGNANVGNPESQSKNRRRRAIKKKNKKKKSGLGPKFTDINRFVSDTCKHLKERKSYMVYTAVGCLGVSALGDFIKEVDAIQACGGQMTANGTRARTGGGILWSIIKARAPSAYKEIMKKTKEFEKQFRQQNRQAVEQTKEDSPQRADFAPTNGISPSNSDGSMIAPQHWYEQSSVEGNRKSVHQRIRVPVSYDDDLLGEDPRTESL, encoded by the exons ATGGAGGAAGGAGAGAACATATTAGGAGCCATTTATGAAGACGATAAGTTAGAAGATTTTGAAGATGTTGAGATGCTTGATGTAGAAGAGGGAGAGCTTTTGGAGCATGTTTCAAGCAAACAAAACAATTTGGAGAAAAGCCATGGTGGTAATGCCAATGTTGGAAACCCGGAATCACAAAGTAAAAACCGGAGGCGAAGGGCAAttaagaagaagaataagaaaaagaaaagtggtCTGGGCCCAAAATTCACTGACATAAACAG GTTTGTTTCAGATACGTGTAAGCATCTGAAGGAGAGGAAATCATACATGGTATACACTGCTGTAGGTTGCCTAGGGGTTTCTGCACTCGGTGATTTCATTAAAGAG gTGGATGCAATCCAGGCATGTGGTGGTCAGATGACTGCTAATGGCACACGTGCCAGGACAGGCGGTGGCATATTATGGAGCATCATTAAAGCACGAGCACCAAGTGCCTACAAAGAGATaatgaagaaaacaaaggaATTTGAG AAGCAATTCAGGCAACAAAACAGGCAAGCAGTAGAGCAAACCAAAGAAGATTCCCCCCAAAGAGCAGATTTTGCTCCTACCAATGGAATCTCTCCTAGTAATTCAGATGGTTCCATGATTGCGCCTCAACATTGGTATGAACAGTCAAGTGTTGAAGGTAATCGCAAATCAGTTCATCAAAGGATCAGGGTACCTGTATCTTATGATGATGATCTGCTTGGAGAGGATCCGAGGACTGAGTCACTGTGA
- the LOC123200439 gene encoding uncharacterized protein LOC123200439, whose protein sequence is MSREMEGVEGPSSAAGRFTVPPRRLNNEDIIFCVDVDSESLVEMKSTGINGRPFTRLDSIKQAILLFVNAKLSINPDHRFAFATLGKTASWLRKEFSSDVESAMAAVRGLSATSSCGQADLTHLFKLAAHEAKKSRAQNRILRVLLLYCRSSVRPQHQWPVNQKSFTMDVMYLHDKPGPDNCPQEVYDALVEALEHVSEYEGFVFESGQGSARILFRQMCVLLSHPQQRCSQDDLDIPKSLTKKSPATETANGEDGVPVSSQ, encoded by the exons ATGTCAAGGGAGATGGAGGGAGTAGAAGGACCGAGTTCAGCGGCAGGGCGATTCACGGTGCCGCCAAGGCGCCTAAACAACGAAGACATAATATTTTGCGTAGACGTGGACAGTGAATCGCTGGTGGAAATGAAATCAACAGGAATCAATGGCAGACCATTCACTAGATTGGACTCTATCAAGCAAGCTATCCTCCTGTTTGTTAACGCCAAGCTCTCAATCAACCCCGATCACCGCTTTGCTTTTGCTACTCTCGGCAAAACTGCTTCTTGG CTTCGAAAAGAGTTCAGCAGCGATGTAGAGTCAGCTATGGCTGCAGTTCGGGGCCTCTCAGCCACTTCTTCTTGTGGTCAGGCAGATCTCACCCATCTCTTCAAGTTAGCTGCTCACGAAGCAAAGAAATCTCGTGCACAAAACCGGATTCTCAGGGTG CTTCTTTTATACTGCAGATCATCTGTAAGGCCACAGCATCAATGGCCTGTAAACCAGAAATCCTTCACTATGGACGTTATGTACCTCCATGACAAGCCTGGACCTGACAACTGCCCACAGGAGGTCTATGATGCTCTTGTTGAAGCCCTTGAACACGTTTCGGAATACGAAGGTTTTGTCTTTGAAAGTGGACAGGGATCTGCACGTATACTGTTCCGTCAAATGTGTGTGCTGTTATCACACCCTCAGCAGCGTTGTTCACAGGATGATCTTGACATTCCCAAGTCTCTTACAAAGAAGTCGCCGGCAACTGAGACAGCAAATGGTGAAGATGGTGTTCCTGTATCCAGCCAGTGA
- the LOC123200321 gene encoding uncharacterized protein C6G9.01c, whose translation MPKKSKSAKVLEKTQEIAPVEDEKPSPKSKKVSNEIDEKPSSKSKKFSNEVDEKSSSKSKKVSNEIDKIFADKKRKKPEGKKSQKSDKEESSEIKLVKRKKENKSKGAARGGFADAPSRPRRKTEDGFTIYMEEELGINNSDAGNTPLCPFDCSCCF comes from the coding sequence ATGCCTAAAAAATCTAAGTCTGCCAAGGTACTTGAAAAAACGCAAGAAATTGCCCCTGTGGAAGATGAAAAACCTTCTCCGAAGTCAAAAAAAGTGAGTAACGAGATTGATGAAAAGCCTTCTTCGAAGTCTAAAAAATTTAGTAACGAGGTTGATGAAAAGTCTTCTTCGAAGTCTAAAAAAGTGAGTAAtgagattgataaaatttttgctgataaaaagaggaagaaaccTGAAGGTAAAAAATCCCAGAAGTCAGACAAAGAAGAATCTAGTGAAATAAAATTGgtgaaaaggaagaaagaaaacaagagtAAAGGAGCCGCCAGGGGTGGTTTTGCAGATGCTCCTTCTCGGCCTAGGAGGAAAACTGAAGATGGATTTACTATCTACATGGAAGAGGAGTTAGGTATCAACAATTCTGATGCTGGAAACACCCCACTTTGTCCATTTGATTGTTCTTGTTGCTTTTAG
- the LOC123200320 gene encoding far upstream element-binding protein 2-like translates to MADEPQYSSDTTAPNKRKYDDQTTTLPSAPRRPTGFSSGPPMPAPDSSAPPSYNNVPPPVDDFQAAKRRAEQIAARLLNSAPADAKRPRVENGSGAFDSADKGFSSPPSDVKPSPVPSAIPVSYGGFQGGIGTSKKIEIPNIRVGVIIGKSGETIKYLQLQSGAKIQVTRDTEADLNSPTRMVELMGTPEQIAKAEQLINDVLAEAETGGSGIISRRLTGQAGSDSFVMKIPNNKVGLVIGKGGETIKNMQARTGARIQVIPLHLPPGDTSAERTVQIDGSSEQIESAKQLVNEVISENRVRNPAMAGGYSQQGYQARPPTNWGTPGAPPMQQPGYGYMQPGAYPGPSPQYNMSQPPYAGYPSQSASGGYSANWDQSSVPPSQQTTQGSGYDYYSQQPTSQQPPAAGGSAAPADNFGYNYNQPAASGYNQQGQGYSQDGYGGYHVPQSGYGQPASYDQQQGYNSGSGYGNMTNPTQEGHTPAYGTGDATQAPPPMQGYGTSQQRSPNPASYPPQGAAQPGYAVPPTSQGGYGNQAPAQSGYPSYGPPQGQKPNPPAYGQTQQSPSAAGGYGQPAPVQPGYAHSQPPSSGYSQPDSGSQRAPPSSYSGATQQGYGYGAPLVSQPGYGQGPPSYNSYAGGYSQYSADGNAAPASQPVQQSAVSKSPKS, encoded by the exons ATGGCAGACGAACCTCAATACTCATCAGACACCACCGCGCCCAATAAACGAAAATACGACGACCAAACGACGACGCTTCCATCCGCTCCCCGTAGGCCCACGGGCTTTTCCTCTGGACCTCCGATGCCTGCTCCGGATTCCTCCGCCCCTCCATCCTACAACAACGTGCCGCCACCTGTAGATGACTTCCAGGCGGCCAAGCGGCGCGCTGAGCAGATCGCTGCTCGACTTCTCAACTCTGCTCCAGCCGATGCCAAGCGCCCTCGCGTGGAAAACGGCTCTGGCGCCTTCGATTCCGCCGATAAGGGGTTCAGCTCCCCTCCCAGCG ATGTGAAGCCAAGCCCAGTGCCTTCAGCTATACCGGTTTCATATGGTGGCTTCCAGGGTGGTATTGGAACAAGTAAAAAGATCGAGATACCAAATATCCGGGTTGGTGTTATAATTGGCAAAAGTGGAGAGACTATCAAATACCTTCAACTTCAGTCTGGAGCAAAGATTCAAGTAACTCGAGACACAGAGGCGGATCTCAATTCTCCAACTAGAATGGTGGAACTTATGGGTACTCCAGAACAAATTGCTAAGGCAGAACAGCTTATTAATGATGTTCTTGCTGAG GCTGAAACAGGGGGATCTGGTATAATTTCTCGGAGGCTGACTGGACAGGCTGGATCAGACAGTTTTGTGATGAAAATTCCAAACAACAAG GTTGGTCTAGTAATCGGTAAAGGAggtgaaacaataaaaaatatgcaaGCAAGGACTGGGGCTCGTATTCAG gTAATACCTCTGCATCTGCCCCCTGGTGATACATCAGCAGAAAGGACGGTACAGATAGATGGGTCTAGTGAACAGATTGAAAGTGCAAAACAATTGGTTAATGAAGTCATCAGTGAG AATCGGGTTAGAAATCCAGCAATGGCTGGTGGATATTCTCAGCAAGGTTATCAAGCACGACCACCTACAAACTGGGGTACTCCTGGGGCTCCTCCAATGCAACAACCTGGGTATGGTTATATGCAGCCTGGAGCATACCCTGGTCCATCACCCCAGTATAACATGTCTCAGCCTCCATATGCTGGGTATCCTTCCCAGTCAGCATCTGGTGGATATTCTGCTAATTGGGACCAGTCCTCTGTACCGCCATCCCAGCAAACCACCCAGGGAAGTGGTTATGATTACTATAGTCAACAACCGACTTCTCAGCAACCACCAGCCGCAGGTGGTTCAGCAGCACCAGCAGATAACTTCGGTTACAATTACAATCAGCCAGCAGCATCTGGCTATAATCAACAGGGACAAGGTTATTCTCAAGATGGCTATGGTGGATACCATGTGCCTCAGTCAGGGTATGGGCAGCCTGCATCATATGATCAGCAACAAGGTTACAATTCTGGATCTGGCTATGGTAACATGACCAACCCAACTCAAGAGGGGCATACTCCCGCGTATGGAACAGGTGATGCAACTCAGGCACCTCCACCCATGCAGGGCTATGGTACCAGTCAACAACGTAGTCCAAACCCTGCCAGTTATCCACCTCAAGGAGCTGCTCAGCCAGGCTATGCAGTGCCTCCTACGTCTCAGGGTGGCTATGGTAATCAAGCACCAGCTCAGTCTGGATACCCCAGCTATGGGCCACCCCAGGGACAGAAACCTAATCCCCCTGCTTATGGACAGACCCAACAGTCTCCTAGTGCTGCAGGAGGCTATGGGCAGCCTGCACCTGTTCAGCCTGGATATGCCCATTCACAGCCACCATCATCTGGCTATTCTCAACCAGATTCAGGTTCTCAACGTGCCCCACCATCCAGTTATAGTGGAGCTACTCAGCAAGGGTATGGCTATGGTGCACCACTGGTTAGTCAACCAGGTTATGGTCAGGGGCCACCATCTTACAACTCTTATGCTGGTGGGTACTCACAATATTCTGCTGATGGCAATGCTGCACCAGCTTCTCAGCCTGTTCAACAGAGTGCAGTATCCAAGTCACCCAAAAGTTAG
- the LOC123200322 gene encoding NADH dehydrogenase [ubiquinone] iron-sulfur protein 7, mitochondrial: MAMISRNTATRLPYLLSQRAASLHTTLPCLSSSSSPASYSRPSPPLHSPSAPPPALSKTAEYVISKVDDVINYVRRGSIWPMTFGLACCAVEMMHTGAARYDLDRFGVIFRPSPRQSDCMIVAGTLTNKMAPALRRVYDQMPEPRWVISMGSCANGGGYYHYSYSVVRGCDRIVPVDIYVPGCPPTAEALLYGILQLQKKINRRKDFYHWWTK, encoded by the exons ATGGCTATGATCTCCAGAAACACCGCCACGCGCCTCCCTTATCTCCTCTCTCAACGCGCCGCCTCTCTCCACACCACTCTCCCCTGTCTTTCATCTTCCTCTTCACCCGCTTCATACTCTCGTCCTTCACCTCCCTTGCACTCGCCCTCGGCCCCGCCCCCTGCCCTATCCAAGACTGCAGAATACGTCATCTCTAAAGTGGATGATGTCATCAACTATGTCCGCCGTGGTTCTATCTGGCCTATGACCTTCGGCCTCGCCTGCTGCGCCGTCGAGATGATGCACACAGGAGCCGCTCGTTATGATCTCGACCGTTTCGGTGTCATTTTCAGGCCCAGCCCTCGCCAGTCCGATTGTATGATCGTCGCTGGCACTCTCACCAACAAGATGGCCCCTGCGCTTCGCAG GGTTTATGACCAAATGCCGGAACCCAGGTGGGTCATTTCCATGGGAAGCTGTGCAAATGGTGGTGGATACTACCATTACTCTTACTCTGTTGTTAGGGGTTGTGATAGGATTGTCCCTGTGGACATCTATGTTCCAGGTTGCCCTCCCACTGCTGAGGCACTACTCTATGGCATTCTCCAGCTGCAGAAGAAGATCAACCGACGCAAGGATTTTTACCATTGGTGGACCAAATGA